The proteins below come from a single Miscanthus floridulus cultivar M001 chromosome 1, ASM1932011v1, whole genome shotgun sequence genomic window:
- the LOC136495845 gene encoding calvin cycle protein CP12-1, chloroplastic-like, which produces MATSVTAVAALAAFSAPRNLPQRPPKLPSRQNVVSFFVRPVRAHRRLVSVAASSPATPLDLANKVSESIKQAKETCADDPVSAECVAAWDEVEELSAAASHARDRQKGVDPLEEYCKDNPETDECRTYED; this is translated from the coding sequence ATGGCCACCTCGGTCACCGCCGTGGCCGCCCTAGCCGCTTTCTCGGCACCAAGAAACCTCCCACAGCGCCCGCCCAAGCTGCCGTCCCGCCAGAACGTCGTGTCGTTCTTCGTCCGGCCGGTGCGCGCGCACCGCCGGTTGGTGTCCGTGGCGGCCAGCTCGCCGGCCACGCCGCTGGATCTTGCCAACAAGGTGTCCGAGAGCATCAAGCAGGCCAAGGAGACGTGCGCGGATGATCCGGTGAGCGCCGAGTGCGTGGCGGCgtgggacgaggtggaggagctcAGCGCGGCCGCCAGCCACGCGCGCGACCGGCAGAAGGGCGTCGACCCGCTCGAGGAGTACTGCAAGGACAACCCCGAGACCGACGAGTGCCGCACGTACGAGGACTGA
- the LOC136495853 gene encoding bifunctional TENA2 protein-like translates to MDGGGVDTGTTVAWMEKHWQMYERATRHPFTISTREGTVDMSAFKRWLSQDYLFVREFVAFIASVLLKCCKQEDSSDMELILGGVASISDEISWFKNEATRWGVDLASVSPLKANLEYHRFLQSFTEPEVSYVVAVTTFWIIETVYQDSFGFCIQDGNKTPPELLGTCQRWGSIGFRQYCQSLRGIVDRCLANAAADAVKSAEEAFIRVLELEIGFWEMSSSQS, encoded by the exons ATGGACGGCGGCGGGGTCGATACGGGCACGACGGTGGCGTGGATGGAGAAGCACTGGCAGATGTACGAGCGGGCCACCCGGCACCCGTTCACCATCTCCACCCGCGAAGGTACCGTCGACATGTCTGCCTTCAAGCGCTGGCTG AGCCAGGACTATCTGTTTGTAAGGGAATTTGTTGCATTTATAGCAAGTGTATTGCTCAAATGCTGCAAGCAAGAAGACAGCTCGGACATGGAACTTATCCTGGGTGGAGTAGCTTCTATTAGCGATGAGATCTCTTGGTTCAAGAATGAAGCTACCAGATGGGGCGTCGATCTAGCAAGTGTTTCTCCCTTAAAAGCCAATTTAGAGTACCACAG GTTTCTCCAGAGCTTTACTGAGCCAGAGGTTAGCTATGTTGTTGCTGTAACTACCTTCTGGATAATTGAAACGGTATACCAGGACAGCTTTGGTTTCTGTATACAAGATGGTAATAAGACTCCACCGGAGCTCCTGGGGACCTGCCAGAGATGGGGCAGCATTGGGTTCAGACAGTACTGCCAATCTCTGCGGGGCATCGTGGATCGCTGCTTGGCTAATGCAGCAGCTGATGCTGTCAAGAGTGCTGAAGAGGCCTTCATCCGGGTACTCGAGCTGGAAATTGGTTTCTGGGAAATGAGCTCTTCTCAATCCTAA